From Eptesicus fuscus isolate TK198812 chromosome 14, DD_ASM_mEF_20220401, whole genome shotgun sequence, one genomic window encodes:
- the NOS3 gene encoding nitric oxide synthase, endothelial isoform X1, with amino-acid sequence MGNLKSVGQEPGPPCGLGLGLGLSLCGKQGPAAPAASEPSWTPAPAPLPAPDPSPPLTRPPEGPRFPRVKNWEVGSITYDTLSAQAQQDGPCTPRRCLGSLVFPRKLQSRPTQGSPPAEQLLSQARDFINQYYSSIKRSGSQAHEQRLQEVEAEVAATGTYQLRESELVFGAKQAWRNAPRCVGRIQWGKLQVFDARDCSSAQEMFTYICSHIKYATNRGNLRSAITVFPQRAPGRGDFRIWNSQLVRYAGYRQQDGSVRGDPANVEITELCIQHGWTPGNGRFDVLPLLLQAPDEPPELFTVPPELVLEVPLEHPTLEWFAALGLRWYALPAVSNMLLEIGGLEFPAAPFSGWYMSTEIGMRNLCDPHRYNILEDVAVCMDLDTRTTSSLWKDKAAVEINLAVLHSYQLAKVTIVDHHAATSSFMKHLENEQKARGGCPADWAWIVPPISGSLTPVFHQEMVNYFLSPAFRYQPDPWKGSAAKGAGITRKKTFKEVANAVKISASLMGTVMAKRVKATILYGSETGRAQSYAQQLGRLFRKAFDPRVLCMDEYDVVSLEHETLVLVVTSTFGNGDPPENGESFAEALMEMSGPYNSSPRPEQHKSYKMRFNSVSCSDPLVSSWRRKRKESSNTDSAGALGTLRFCVFGLGSRAYPHFCAFARAVDTRLEELGGERLLPLGQGDELCGQEEAFRGWAQAAFQASCETFCVGEDAKAAARDIFSPKRSWKRQRYRLSAQAEGLQLLPGLIHVHRRKMFQATVLSVENLQSSKSTRATILVRLDTGGQEGFQYQPGDHIGVCPPNRPGLVEALLSRVEDPPPPGEPVAVEQLEKGSPGGPPPGWVRDPRLPPCTLRQALTFFLDITSPPSPRLLRLLSTLAEEPGEQQELETLSQDPRRYEEWKWFRCPTLLEVLEQFPSVALPAPLLLTQLPLLQPRYYSVSSAPSAHPREIHLTVAVLAYRTQDGLGPLHYGVCSTWLSQLKAGDPVPCFIRGAPSFRLPPDPSLPCILVGPGTGIAPFRGFWQERLHDIESKGLQPAPMTLVFGCRCSQLDHLYRDEVQDAQQRGVFGRVLTAFSREPDSPKTYVQDILRTELAAEVHRVLCLEQGHMFVCGDVTMATSVLQTVQRILATEGDMELDEAGDVIGVLRDQQRYHEDIFGLTLRTQEVTSRIRTQSFSLQERHLRSAVPWAFDPPGPDTPCP; translated from the exons ATGGGCAACTTGAAGAGCGTGGGCCAGGAGCCTGGGCCGCCCtgcggcctggggctggggctgggcctcagcCTGTGTGGCAAGCAAGGCCCAGCCGCCCCTGCGGCATCGGAGCCCAGCTGGACACCAGCACCCGCACCCCTGCCTGCGCCAGACCCCAG CCCCCCGCTGACCCGGCCCCCGGAGGGGCCCAGGTTCCCTCGAGTGAAGaactgggaggtggggagcatcACCTATGACACCCTGAGTGCCCAGGCACAGCAG GACGGGCCCTGCACCCCACGGCGCTGCCTGGGCTCCCTGGTATTTCCCCGGAAACTGCAGAGCCGGCCCACCCAGGGCTCTCCACCCGCCGAGCAGCTGCTGAGCCAGGCCAGGGACTTCATCAACCAGTACTACAGCTCCATCAAGAG GAGCGGCTCCCAGGCCCATGAGCAGCGTCTTCAGGAGGTGGAAGCCGAGGTGGCGGCCACAGGCACCTACCAGCTCCGGGAGAGTGAGCTGGTGTTCGGGGCCAAGCAGGCCTGGCGCAATGCCCCACGCTGCGTGGGCCGGATCCAGTGGGGGAAGCTGCAG GTGTTCGATGCCCGGGACTGCAGCTCTGCGCAGGAGATGTTCACCTACATCTGTAGCCACATCAAGTATGCCACCAACCGGGGCAACCTCCG CTCGGCCATCACAGTGTTCCCCCAGCGCGCCCCGGGCCGGGGAGACTTCCGGATCTGGAACAGCCAACTGGTGCGCTATGCCGGCTACAGGCAGCAGGACGGCTCCGTGCGAGGGGACCCAGCCAACGTGGAGATCACTGAG CTCTGCATCCAGCACGGCTGGACCCCGGGCAACGGTCGCTTCGATGTGCTGCCCCTGCTGCTCCAGGCCCCGGATGAGCCCCCAGAGCTCTTCACTGTGCCCCCCGAGCTAGTCCTCGAGGTGCCACTGGAGCACCCCAC GCTGGAGTGGTTCGCGGCCCTGGGCCTGCGCTGGTACGCCCTCCCGGCCGTGTCCAACATGCTGCTGGAAATCGGGGGCCTGGAGTTCCCTGCGGCCCCGTTCAGCGGCTGGTACATGAGCACAGAGATCGGCATGAGGAACCTGTGTGACCCTCACCGCTACAACATCCTGGAG GATGTGGCTGTCTGCATGGACCTGGACACCCGGACAACCTCGTCCCTGTGGAAAGACAAGGCAGCAGTGGAGATCAACTTGGCTGTGCTGCACAGTTACCAG CTGGCCAAGGTGACCATCGTGGACCACCACGCCGCCACCTCCTCCTTCATGAAGCACCTGGAGAATGAGCAGAAGGCCAGGGGCGGCTGCCCTGCCGACTGGGCCTGGATCGTGCCCCCCATCTCGGGCAGCCTCACCCCTGTCTTCCATCAGGAGATGGTCAACTATTTCCTGTCCCCCGCCTTCCGCTACCAG ccgGATCCCTGGAAGGGGAGTGCAGCCAAGGGCGCCGGCATCACCAGGAAGAAGACATTTAAGGAAGTGGCCAA TGCGGTGAAGATCTCTGCCTCACTCATGGGCACGGTGATGGCCAAGCGTGTGAAGGCGACGATCCTGTACGGCTCCGAGACCGGCCGGGCCCAGAGCTACGCGCAGCAGCTGGGGAGGCTCTTCCGGAAGGCTTTCGACCCCCGG GTCCTGTGCATGGATGAGTATGACGTGGTGTCCCTTGAGCACGAGACACTGGTGTTGGTGGTGACCAGCACATTTGGGAATGGGGATCCCCCAGAGAATGGAGAG AGTTTCGCGGAGGCCCTGATGGAGATGTCGGGCCCCTACAACAGCTCCCCGCGGCCCGAACAGCACaa GAGTTACAAAATGCGCTTCAACAGCGTCTCCTGCTCAGACCCGCTGGTGTCCTCCTGGCGGCGGAAGAGGAAGGAGTCCAGCAACACAGACAGCGCAGGGGCCCTGGGGACCCTCAG gttcTGTGTGTTCGGCCTGGGCTCCCGGGCGTACCCCCACTTCTGCGCCTTTGCTCGCGCGGTGGACACACGGCTGGAAGAGCTGGGTGGGGAGCGGCTCCTGCCTCTGGGCCAGGGCGACGAGCTGTGCGGCCAGGAGGAGGCCTTCCGCGGCTGGGCCCAGGCCGCCTTCCAG GCCTCCTGCGAGACCTTCTGCGTGGGAGAAGATGCCAAGGCCGCTGCCCGGGACATATTCAGCCCCAAACGGAGCTGGAAGCGCCAGAGGTACCGGCTAAGTGCCCAGGCCGAGGGCCTCCAACTGCTGCCAG gcctgatCCATGTGCACAGGAGGAAGATGTTCCAGGCCACAGTCCTCTCAGTGGAAAACCTGCAAAGCAGCAAGTCCAC ccGGGCCACGATCCTGGTGCGCCTGGACACTGGAGGCCAGGAGGGGTTCCAGTACCAGCCGGGGGACCACATCGGCGTCTGTCCGCCCAACCGGCCCGGCCTTGTGGAGGCCCTGCTGAGCCGCGTGGAGGACCCACCGCCCCCAGGCGAGCCGGTGGCCGTGGAGCAGCTGGAGAAGGGCAGCCCTG GTGGCCCTCCCCCCGGCTGGGTGCGGGACCCCCGGCTGCCCCCCTGCACGCTGCGCCAGGCTCTCACCTTCTTCCTGGACATCACTTCCCCGCCCAGCCCTCGCCTCCTTCGACTGCTCAGCACCCTGGCTGAAGAGCCCGGCGAACAGCAGGAGCTCGAGACCCTCAGCCAG GACCCCCGGCGCTACGAGGAGTGGAAGTGGTTCCGCTGCCCCACGCTACTGGAGGTGCTGGAGCAGTTTCCATCGGTGGCACTGCCTGCCCCCCTGCTCCTCACCCAGCTGCCCCTGCTCCAGCCCCGGTACTATTCCGTCAGCTCAGCACCCAGCGCCCACCCGCGGGAGATCCACCTCACAGTGGCCGTGCTGGCATACAGGACCCAGG ATGGACTGGGTCCCCTGCACTATGGGGTCTGCTCCACATGGCTCAGCCAGCTCAAGGCCGGAGACCCTGTACCCTGCTTCATCAGGGG GGCTCCGTCCTTCCGGCTGCCACCCGATCCCAGCTTGCCCTGCATCCTGGTGGGCCCAGGCACTGGCATCGCCCCCTTCCGGGGATTCTGGCAGGAGCGGCTGCACGACATTGAGAGCAAAG GGCTGCAGCCCGCCCCCATGACGTTGGTGTTTGGCTGCCGATGCTCCCAGCTTGACCACCTCTACCGCGACGAGGTGCAGGATGCCCAGCAGCGCGGGGTGTTCGGCCGCGTTCTCACCGCTTTCTCCCGGGAACCCGACAGCCCTAAG ACCTACGTGCAGGACATCCTTCGGACAGAGCTAGCTGCTGAGGTGCACCGCGTGCTGTGCCTCGAACAGGGCCACATGTTTGTCTGCGGCGacgtcaccatggcaaccagcGTCCTGCAAACGGTGCAGCGCATACTGGCGACAGAGGGCGACATGGAGCTGGACGAGGCCGGCGACGTCATCGGCGTGCTGCGG GATCAGCAACGCTATCACGAGGACATTTTCGGGCTCACGCTGCGCACCCAGGAGGTGACCAGCCGCATACGCACCCAGAGTTTTTCCTTGCAGGAGCGGCATCTGCGGAGCGCAGTGCCCTGGGCTTTCGACCCGCCCGGCCCAGACACCCCTTGCCCCTGA
- the NOS3 gene encoding nitric oxide synthase, endothelial isoform X2: MGNLKSVGQEPGPPCGLGLGLGLSLCGKQGPAAPAASEPSWTPAPAPLPAPDHSPAPNSPPLTRPPEGPRFPRVKNWEVGSITYDTLSAQAQQDGPCTPRRCLGSLVFPRKLQSRPTQGSPPAEQLLSQARDFINQYYSSIKRSGSQAHEQRLQEVEAEVAATGTYQLRESELVFGAKQAWRNAPRCVGRIQWGKLQVFDARDCSSAQEMFTYICSHIKYATNRGNLRSAITVFPQRAPGRGDFRIWNSQLVRYAGYRQQDGSVRGDPANVEITELCIQHGWTPGNGRFDVLPLLLQAPDEPPELFTVPPELVLEVPLEHPTLEWFAALGLRWYALPAVSNMLLEIGGLEFPAAPFSGWYMSTEIGMRNLCDPHRYNILEDVAVCMDLDTRTTSSLWKDKAAVEINLAVLHSYQLAKVTIVDHHAATSSFMKHLENEQKARGGCPADWAWIVPPISGSLTPVFHQEMVNYFLSPAFRYQPDPWKGSAAKGAGITRKKTFKEVANAVKISASLMGTVMAKRVKATILYGSETGRAQSYAQQLGRLFRKAFDPRVLCMDEYDVVSLEHETLVLVVTSTFGNGDPPENGESFAEALMEMSGPYNSSPRPEQHKSYKMRFNSVSCSDPLVSSWRRKRKESSNTDSAGALGTLRFCVFGLGSRAYPHFCAFARAVDTRLEELGGERLLPLGQGDELCGQEEAFRGWAQAAFQASCETFCVGEDAKAAARDIFSPKRSWKRQRYRLSAQAEGLQLLPGLIHVHRRKMFQATVLSVENLQSSKSTRATILVRLDTGGQEGFQYQPGDHIGVCPPNRPGLVEALLSRVEDPPPPGEPVAVEQLEKGSPGGPPPGWVRDPRLPPCTLRQALTFFLDITSPPSPRLLRLLSTLAEEPGEQQELETLSQDPRRYEEWKWFRCPTLLEVLEQFPSVALPAPLLLTQLPLLQPRYYSVSSAPSAHPREIHLTVAVLAYRTQDGLGPLHYGVCSTWLSQLKAGDPVPCFIRGAPSFRLPPDPSLPCILVGPGTGIAPFRGFWQERLHDIESKGLQPAPMTLVFGCRCSQLDHLYRDEVQDAQQRGVFGRVLTAFSREPDSPKTYVQDILRTELAAEVHRVLCLEQGHMFVCGDVTMATSVLQTVQRILATEGDMELDEAGDVIGVLRDQQRYHEDIFGLTLRTQEVTSRIRTQSFSLQERHLRSAVPWAFDPPGPDTPCP; this comes from the exons ATGGGCAACTTGAAGAGCGTGGGCCAGGAGCCTGGGCCGCCCtgcggcctggggctggggctgggcctcagcCTGTGTGGCAAGCAAGGCCCAGCCGCCCCTGCGGCATCGGAGCCCAGCTGGACACCAGCACCCGCACCCCTGCCTGCGCCAGAC CACTCCCCTGCTCCCAACAGCCCCCCGCTGACCCGGCCCCCGGAGGGGCCCAGGTTCCCTCGAGTGAAGaactgggaggtggggagcatcACCTATGACACCCTGAGTGCCCAGGCACAGCAG GACGGGCCCTGCACCCCACGGCGCTGCCTGGGCTCCCTGGTATTTCCCCGGAAACTGCAGAGCCGGCCCACCCAGGGCTCTCCACCCGCCGAGCAGCTGCTGAGCCAGGCCAGGGACTTCATCAACCAGTACTACAGCTCCATCAAGAG GAGCGGCTCCCAGGCCCATGAGCAGCGTCTTCAGGAGGTGGAAGCCGAGGTGGCGGCCACAGGCACCTACCAGCTCCGGGAGAGTGAGCTGGTGTTCGGGGCCAAGCAGGCCTGGCGCAATGCCCCACGCTGCGTGGGCCGGATCCAGTGGGGGAAGCTGCAG GTGTTCGATGCCCGGGACTGCAGCTCTGCGCAGGAGATGTTCACCTACATCTGTAGCCACATCAAGTATGCCACCAACCGGGGCAACCTCCG CTCGGCCATCACAGTGTTCCCCCAGCGCGCCCCGGGCCGGGGAGACTTCCGGATCTGGAACAGCCAACTGGTGCGCTATGCCGGCTACAGGCAGCAGGACGGCTCCGTGCGAGGGGACCCAGCCAACGTGGAGATCACTGAG CTCTGCATCCAGCACGGCTGGACCCCGGGCAACGGTCGCTTCGATGTGCTGCCCCTGCTGCTCCAGGCCCCGGATGAGCCCCCAGAGCTCTTCACTGTGCCCCCCGAGCTAGTCCTCGAGGTGCCACTGGAGCACCCCAC GCTGGAGTGGTTCGCGGCCCTGGGCCTGCGCTGGTACGCCCTCCCGGCCGTGTCCAACATGCTGCTGGAAATCGGGGGCCTGGAGTTCCCTGCGGCCCCGTTCAGCGGCTGGTACATGAGCACAGAGATCGGCATGAGGAACCTGTGTGACCCTCACCGCTACAACATCCTGGAG GATGTGGCTGTCTGCATGGACCTGGACACCCGGACAACCTCGTCCCTGTGGAAAGACAAGGCAGCAGTGGAGATCAACTTGGCTGTGCTGCACAGTTACCAG CTGGCCAAGGTGACCATCGTGGACCACCACGCCGCCACCTCCTCCTTCATGAAGCACCTGGAGAATGAGCAGAAGGCCAGGGGCGGCTGCCCTGCCGACTGGGCCTGGATCGTGCCCCCCATCTCGGGCAGCCTCACCCCTGTCTTCCATCAGGAGATGGTCAACTATTTCCTGTCCCCCGCCTTCCGCTACCAG ccgGATCCCTGGAAGGGGAGTGCAGCCAAGGGCGCCGGCATCACCAGGAAGAAGACATTTAAGGAAGTGGCCAA TGCGGTGAAGATCTCTGCCTCACTCATGGGCACGGTGATGGCCAAGCGTGTGAAGGCGACGATCCTGTACGGCTCCGAGACCGGCCGGGCCCAGAGCTACGCGCAGCAGCTGGGGAGGCTCTTCCGGAAGGCTTTCGACCCCCGG GTCCTGTGCATGGATGAGTATGACGTGGTGTCCCTTGAGCACGAGACACTGGTGTTGGTGGTGACCAGCACATTTGGGAATGGGGATCCCCCAGAGAATGGAGAG AGTTTCGCGGAGGCCCTGATGGAGATGTCGGGCCCCTACAACAGCTCCCCGCGGCCCGAACAGCACaa GAGTTACAAAATGCGCTTCAACAGCGTCTCCTGCTCAGACCCGCTGGTGTCCTCCTGGCGGCGGAAGAGGAAGGAGTCCAGCAACACAGACAGCGCAGGGGCCCTGGGGACCCTCAG gttcTGTGTGTTCGGCCTGGGCTCCCGGGCGTACCCCCACTTCTGCGCCTTTGCTCGCGCGGTGGACACACGGCTGGAAGAGCTGGGTGGGGAGCGGCTCCTGCCTCTGGGCCAGGGCGACGAGCTGTGCGGCCAGGAGGAGGCCTTCCGCGGCTGGGCCCAGGCCGCCTTCCAG GCCTCCTGCGAGACCTTCTGCGTGGGAGAAGATGCCAAGGCCGCTGCCCGGGACATATTCAGCCCCAAACGGAGCTGGAAGCGCCAGAGGTACCGGCTAAGTGCCCAGGCCGAGGGCCTCCAACTGCTGCCAG gcctgatCCATGTGCACAGGAGGAAGATGTTCCAGGCCACAGTCCTCTCAGTGGAAAACCTGCAAAGCAGCAAGTCCAC ccGGGCCACGATCCTGGTGCGCCTGGACACTGGAGGCCAGGAGGGGTTCCAGTACCAGCCGGGGGACCACATCGGCGTCTGTCCGCCCAACCGGCCCGGCCTTGTGGAGGCCCTGCTGAGCCGCGTGGAGGACCCACCGCCCCCAGGCGAGCCGGTGGCCGTGGAGCAGCTGGAGAAGGGCAGCCCTG GTGGCCCTCCCCCCGGCTGGGTGCGGGACCCCCGGCTGCCCCCCTGCACGCTGCGCCAGGCTCTCACCTTCTTCCTGGACATCACTTCCCCGCCCAGCCCTCGCCTCCTTCGACTGCTCAGCACCCTGGCTGAAGAGCCCGGCGAACAGCAGGAGCTCGAGACCCTCAGCCAG GACCCCCGGCGCTACGAGGAGTGGAAGTGGTTCCGCTGCCCCACGCTACTGGAGGTGCTGGAGCAGTTTCCATCGGTGGCACTGCCTGCCCCCCTGCTCCTCACCCAGCTGCCCCTGCTCCAGCCCCGGTACTATTCCGTCAGCTCAGCACCCAGCGCCCACCCGCGGGAGATCCACCTCACAGTGGCCGTGCTGGCATACAGGACCCAGG ATGGACTGGGTCCCCTGCACTATGGGGTCTGCTCCACATGGCTCAGCCAGCTCAAGGCCGGAGACCCTGTACCCTGCTTCATCAGGGG GGCTCCGTCCTTCCGGCTGCCACCCGATCCCAGCTTGCCCTGCATCCTGGTGGGCCCAGGCACTGGCATCGCCCCCTTCCGGGGATTCTGGCAGGAGCGGCTGCACGACATTGAGAGCAAAG GGCTGCAGCCCGCCCCCATGACGTTGGTGTTTGGCTGCCGATGCTCCCAGCTTGACCACCTCTACCGCGACGAGGTGCAGGATGCCCAGCAGCGCGGGGTGTTCGGCCGCGTTCTCACCGCTTTCTCCCGGGAACCCGACAGCCCTAAG ACCTACGTGCAGGACATCCTTCGGACAGAGCTAGCTGCTGAGGTGCACCGCGTGCTGTGCCTCGAACAGGGCCACATGTTTGTCTGCGGCGacgtcaccatggcaaccagcGTCCTGCAAACGGTGCAGCGCATACTGGCGACAGAGGGCGACATGGAGCTGGACGAGGCCGGCGACGTCATCGGCGTGCTGCGG GATCAGCAACGCTATCACGAGGACATTTTCGGGCTCACGCTGCGCACCCAGGAGGTGACCAGCCGCATACGCACCCAGAGTTTTTCCTTGCAGGAGCGGCATCTGCGGAGCGCAGTGCCCTGGGCTTTCGACCCGCCCGGCCCAGACACCCCTTGCCCCTGA